The following are from one region of the Hemitrygon akajei chromosome 6, sHemAka1.3, whole genome shotgun sequence genome:
- the LOC140729217 gene encoding RING finger protein 223-like, producing the protein MFGDAECSVCYSPYNGGSRTPRVLPCQHAFCSECVLTLLSQSHPDISGDHQLACPLCRHLSRVRWDGRSIPYPGVWEGPQEEETRSSVADALKRRAKGWTRGLKKRLWGQRTPGSDAATMKKEDIVLMMSFNMM; encoded by the exons ATGTTTGGAGACGCGGAATGCAGTGTGTGCTATTCCCCCTATAACGGCGGGTCCCGGACCCCGAGGGTATTGCCGTGCCAGCACGCCTTCTGCAGCGAGTGTGTCCTGACCCTCCTCTCCCAGAGCCACCCGGACATCTCGGGAGACCACCAGCTCGCCTGCCCGCTGTGCCGCCACCTCTCTCGGGTGCGGTGGGACGGTCGGAGCATCCCCTACCCCGGGGTCTGGGAGGGACCGCAGGAGGAGGAGACGAGATCGAGCGTGGCGGATGCCCTGAAGCGAAGAGCCAAGGGGTGGACTCGAGGGTTGAAGAAGCGCCTGTGGGGTCAGAGGACCCCCGGGAGTGACG CTGCCACcatgaaaaaggaggacattgtGCTGATGATGAGCTTCAACATGATGTGA